The following proteins are co-located in the Pirellulales bacterium genome:
- a CDS encoding protein kinase: MTSSCSIDLLQSVLAGKLSECDEVLLHRHLEACEECSAALERMAGGASWCHEAAAMLANDELDGALTAGDEWSEADFAVEFLEPANGPNMLGRLGGYEVLKIIGRGGMGVVLKGFDPDLKRSVAIKVLSPHLACSSLAKKRFSREAQAAAAVVHPNVMAIYQVQAGGRLPFLVMPLVGGESLAQRLAAKGTLELTEVLRIGMQAAAGLAAAHEQGLVHRDVKPANILLEKGVERALLTDFGLACAADDVALTRWGIIAGTPQYMSPEQARGEPLDGRSDLFSLGCVLYEMATGVSPFRADSTIATLRRVVDDAPQPMASLNRELPPWFSALVDRLLQKDPAPRFDSAQEVSDLLEQCLAHLQQPSVAPLPASLAPQTTGRPRNFYSFRKGVIAVLATLGFALLGMFLGQSPEAGPTSFVLPNGLRVRLVPERDPGKVALSLAVRAGILNEGKGQALLSQITEHATVFDVGDARLAEKVKQWYAESKLSAVNLGEFMRFDLDDCTRDELPLALAIEAAILGNMNYSAATLEREIPSVLFEVEHWGNLALVPFAQAAFHAQTEVPLRRQMKNFGVEDVRGFHDRCFRIDSAVLIVIGDFDVAQTRQAIEDRFGPLAKAKDPLPSRPGLTPGKRRVRWDVPMRHWFMSWPLPPADDPDYPALHLVAGVLERRLFNSPDRAALGTLPEVHDDFDRLLVIDCEAPTEESFDAWRKLVAAEMDRLGQPGGLDEMELRSYSNELDEFFQTDLDKVELPPDVSRTTARGNIELQRLRMEIVAGDFDQLRTRMKAVSPEAAAAAVRKWLAADRACIIEVVPEDKKAGAEDRTGARQDRKVVRLAWFPRYSPDGKWLATAHGHWDANEGGEVRVWDAQTGEAKFVIPTQRGVRTVAWAPKGEYFVSGDYGGMISFYDAQSGKRTDEIKLPRNVEVLQFLPDEQRRVLVAAVGDGSVRVFDVPSKKPLHSWKLHRKVWGMAISPDGKTLCMCGQDRVAHLLDMDNYEVLHRLQHPADVNGVVFTEDGKHVLTGCADATIRIFEVESGKEVGRLEGHKQGSVTDLCFAPGGKLLASCGMDGSVRLWDFADFAHPKLAETLDGANDLVFGVAISPDGKRLAFGGWSGQIRVIDLDTHEPKWAWSSP; this comes from the coding sequence ATGACGTCTTCCTGTTCGATCGACCTTTTGCAATCGGTGCTGGCGGGAAAGCTGTCGGAGTGCGATGAGGTGTTGCTGCATCGCCACCTGGAAGCCTGCGAGGAGTGCAGCGCGGCCTTGGAACGAATGGCCGGCGGCGCAAGTTGGTGTCATGAAGCCGCGGCGATGCTTGCCAATGACGAACTGGATGGCGCGCTGACCGCTGGCGACGAATGGTCTGAAGCGGACTTCGCCGTGGAATTCCTCGAGCCCGCTAACGGGCCGAATATGCTTGGTCGGTTAGGTGGCTACGAGGTGCTGAAGATCATCGGCCGGGGCGGCATGGGAGTGGTGTTGAAGGGTTTCGACCCCGATCTGAAGCGCTCCGTGGCAATCAAGGTTCTGTCGCCACACCTGGCCTGCAGCTCGTTGGCCAAGAAGCGGTTCTCACGCGAGGCTCAAGCGGCGGCGGCTGTCGTACATCCCAATGTGATGGCGATTTACCAGGTGCAAGCAGGCGGACGATTGCCGTTCTTGGTGATGCCTCTGGTTGGCGGAGAATCACTCGCCCAGCGGCTGGCCGCGAAAGGGACATTGGAGCTCACGGAAGTTCTACGCATCGGCATGCAGGCGGCGGCGGGCCTGGCCGCGGCACACGAACAGGGACTGGTTCATCGAGATGTGAAACCGGCCAACATCCTGTTGGAAAAGGGAGTGGAACGGGCACTACTCACTGATTTCGGCCTGGCGTGCGCCGCGGATGACGTTGCCCTCACGCGATGGGGCATCATCGCCGGCACTCCCCAGTACATGTCGCCCGAGCAGGCACGAGGCGAACCGCTCGACGGCCGTTCCGATCTGTTCAGTCTGGGCTGCGTCCTCTACGAAATGGCGACGGGCGTTTCGCCTTTCCGCGCCGACTCAACCATCGCCACCCTGCGGCGAGTGGTTGATGACGCGCCCCAGCCGATGGCCTCGCTCAATCGTGAGCTGCCGCCGTGGTTCAGTGCCCTTGTCGATCGATTGTTGCAAAAGGATCCCGCACCCCGCTTTGACTCGGCGCAGGAGGTGAGCGACCTGCTCGAGCAGTGTCTGGCTCATTTGCAACAACCGTCGGTCGCGCCTTTGCCCGCGTCGCTCGCACCTCAAACTACTGGTCGTCCGCGCAATTTCTACTCATTCAGGAAGGGAGTGATCGCAGTGCTCGCAACATTAGGTTTCGCCTTATTGGGAATGTTTCTTGGGCAATCGCCCGAGGCCGGACCAACTTCATTTGTGCTACCGAACGGCTTGCGCGTGCGGCTAGTGCCCGAACGCGATCCAGGCAAGGTTGCGCTGTCGTTGGCCGTGCGTGCGGGCATACTGAATGAGGGCAAGGGCCAGGCGCTTTTGTCGCAAATAACGGAGCATGCCACGGTTTTCGATGTGGGTGACGCACGGCTTGCCGAAAAGGTCAAGCAGTGGTACGCGGAAAGCAAGCTGAGTGCCGTGAACTTGGGCGAATTCATGCGTTTCGACCTGGATGATTGCACGCGCGACGAACTGCCCCTGGCGCTGGCCATTGAGGCGGCCATCCTCGGCAACATGAACTACTCCGCCGCGACGCTCGAGCGGGAGATCCCCAGTGTGTTGTTTGAAGTCGAACATTGGGGAAATCTTGCCCTGGTCCCCTTTGCACAGGCAGCGTTCCACGCCCAAACCGAAGTTCCACTGCGGCGACAAATGAAGAACTTCGGGGTCGAGGACGTGCGCGGCTTCCATGATCGTTGCTTCCGCATCGATTCGGCGGTTCTTATCGTCATCGGGGATTTCGACGTCGCCCAGACACGTCAAGCGATCGAAGATCGCTTCGGACCGCTGGCCAAAGCGAAGGATCCACTGCCATCGCGGCCGGGGCTGACGCCCGGTAAGCGGCGCGTGCGATGGGACGTGCCCATGCGGCATTGGTTCATGTCCTGGCCGCTTCCGCCGGCCGACGATCCCGATTATCCGGCTCTCCATCTCGTCGCGGGCGTGCTGGAAAGGCGGTTGTTCAACTCTCCCGACCGTGCGGCCTTGGGAACCTTGCCAGAAGTGCATGACGATTTCGATCGCCTCCTGGTCATCGACTGCGAGGCGCCGACCGAGGAGAGCTTCGACGCTTGGAGGAAACTCGTCGCCGCCGAGATGGACCGCCTGGGTCAACCGGGCGGACTCGACGAAATGGAATTGCGTTCCTACTCGAACGAGCTCGACGAGTTTTTTCAGACAGATTTGGATAAGGTTGAGTTGCCGCCCGACGTCAGCCGCACGACCGCCCGGGGCAATATCGAGTTGCAGCGGCTGAGGATGGAGATCGTGGCCGGCGACTTCGATCAGCTCCGGACGAGAATGAAGGCGGTGTCGCCCGAAGCGGCCGCTGCTGCCGTCCGTAAATGGTTGGCCGCCGACCGCGCGTGCATCATCGAAGTCGTGCCGGAAGACAAAAAGGCCGGCGCTGAGGATCGGACGGGTGCGCGGCAAGACCGGAAGGTCGTGCGGCTTGCCTGGTTTCCTCGTTACTCGCCCGACGGAAAATGGCTGGCCACTGCCCACGGCCATTGGGACGCCAACGAGGGAGGCGAAGTCCGGGTCTGGGATGCACAAACGGGTGAAGCAAAGTTCGTGATTCCGACGCAGCGCGGAGTGAGGACGGTCGCGTGGGCGCCGAAAGGCGAATACTTCGTCTCCGGCGATTACGGCGGAATGATTTCTTTTTACGACGCGCAGTCGGGCAAGCGCACGGATGAAATAAAGTTGCCACGCAACGTCGAAGTGTTGCAGTTCTTGCCCGACGAGCAGCGCCGAGTCCTGGTCGCCGCGGTGGGGGACGGCTCCGTGCGCGTTTTCGATGTGCCGTCGAAGAAGCCGTTGCATAGCTGGAAGCTTCATCGCAAGGTGTGGGGCATGGCGATTTCACCGGACGGAAAAACTTTGTGCATGTGCGGCCAGGACCGTGTCGCGCATCTGCTCGATATGGACAACTACGAGGTCTTGCACCGTCTGCAGCACCCGGCCGACGTCAACGGAGTCGTCTTCACCGAGGACGGCAAGCATGTCCTCACCGGCTGTGCTGACGCGACGATTCGGATCTTTGAGGTCGAGAGCGGCAAGGAAGTCGGTCGGCTTGAGGGACACAAGCAGGGAAGCGTCACCGATTTGTGCTTCGCGCCGGGAGGCAAGCTGCTCGCCAGTTGCGGCATGGACGGCTCGGTGCGCCTGTGGGACTTCGCCGACTTCGCACACCCAAAACTTGCGGAGACGCTCGATGGGGCCAATGACCTGGTTTTCGGCGTGGCGATTTCGCCCGACGGCAAACGGCTGGCGTTTGGCGGCTGGAGCGGCCAGATTAGAGTGATCGACCTGGATACGCACGAGCCAAAATGGGCGTGGTCATCACCTTAG